The following are encoded in a window of Bacteroidota bacterium genomic DNA:
- a CDS encoding glycosyltransferase family 39 protein: protein MIQSKIKIYSAFVLLIILVSYPLFLNLDKLSVRMWDEARNGINAIEMLGNGKLFVTHFDDQPDMWNTKPPFMIWMIALSMKFFGVTTFALRFPSVLAALTIVIYGFWFARKYIQSTNLGFIFGLVLCTSIGFIDHHASRNGDFDTMLAMWIFLYVTQFFLFLENRKQINLILFSIFFGLALLTKGIAACMILPGLAIYFFIDKKNLTLLKSANFYVFSFLGLLIGLSYYIIREQMNPGFIEMVIFNEITGRYAETNEGHSGSIWFYYELLRDYHYKFWIYFIPLALVLIFLRADKKLKKITAFIFLQAIVYFAVITFSDTKLDWYDLPLFPLFALIIAAGFTQLQIQISGLSVLKKSIFKQFVYLSITSLIFIIPLKNIFATSIQFEKETYYPETFYGDFINEIHALFPNQKNLKVTSEGYNPHLIFYIKEKEMHHLNIEIVQPTNHDFVQNDTIMVTEMKFFPTLKEDLVLDTLIIAEGPKLLLRVISYDEYFKNKYVKLFLKKVSEINSDKQWNQATKQKALNNNVTIEKQVMLEALWCLTNAKEISPEEQDSIKVKYNF from the coding sequence ATGATTCAATCCAAAATTAAAATCTATTCTGCTTTCGTTTTATTGATTATTCTTGTTTCTTACCCGCTTTTCTTAAACTTAGACAAACTAAGTGTAAGAATGTGGGATGAGGCTAGAAATGGAATTAATGCAATTGAAATGTTAGGAAATGGAAAGCTATTTGTAACCCATTTCGATGATCAGCCTGATATGTGGAACACAAAGCCTCCATTTATGATTTGGATGATTGCACTTTCCATGAAATTTTTTGGTGTAACTACATTTGCATTAAGATTCCCCTCTGTTCTGGCAGCTCTAACAATTGTTATATATGGTTTTTGGTTTGCAAGAAAATATATTCAATCAACAAACCTTGGTTTTATATTTGGATTAGTTTTATGCACATCAATTGGATTCATTGATCATCATGCATCAAGAAATGGAGATTTCGACACAATGCTTGCAATGTGGATATTCCTATATGTTACACAGTTTTTTCTGTTTTTAGAAAACAGAAAACAAATAAATTTAATACTTTTCTCCATTTTTTTTGGTCTGGCTTTACTTACCAAAGGAATTGCAGCATGCATGATTTTACCAGGCCTGGCAATTTATTTTTTTATCGATAAAAAGAATCTCACATTATTAAAGTCAGCAAATTTTTATGTATTCTCTTTTTTGGGCCTGCTAATTGGGCTCTCCTATTACATTATTCGGGAACAAATGAACCCTGGCTTTATTGAGATGGTAATTTTTAATGAAATAACAGGCAGATATGCTGAAACAAACGAAGGTCATTCGGGATCAATTTGGTTTTACTATGAATTATTAAGGGACTACCACTATAAGTTTTGGATATATTTTATTCCATTGGCACTAGTCCTGATCTTTTTAAGGGCAGATAAAAAATTAAAAAAAATAACAGCATTTATTTTTCTTCAGGCTATAGTATATTTTGCAGTAATTACTTTTTCAGATACAAAACTAGATTGGTACGACCTCCCATTATTTCCATTGTTTGCCCTAATAATAGCCGCTGGCTTTACTCAATTACAAATACAAATATCAGGTTTAAGTGTGTTGAAAAAATCTATTTTTAAACAATTTGTTTATCTATCAATAACGTCACTAATTTTTATTATTCCTCTGAAAAATATTTTTGCCACATCCATTCAGTTTGAAAAAGAAACCTATTATCCTGAGACGTTTTATGGCGATTTTATAAATGAAATACATGCATTATTTCCCAATCAAAAAAATTTAAAGGTAACTTCCGAAGGTTACAATCCGCATCTAATCTTTTATATAAAAGAGAAAGAAATGCATCATTTGAATATTGAAATTGTTCAACCAACCAACCATGATTTTGTACAAAATGACACAATTATGGTAACGGAAATGAAATTTTTTCCAACATTGAAGGAAGATTTGGTTTTAGATACTTTAATTATTGCTGAAGGTCCGAAATTATTGCTTCGGGTAATTTCCTATGATGAATACTTCAAAAACAAATATGTAAAACTATTTCTAAAAAAAGTTTCAGAAATTAATTCCGACAAGCAGTGGAACCAAGCAACAAAGCAAAAGGCTCTAAATAATAATGTAACCATAGAAAAACAAGTTATGCTGGAAGCATTGTGGTGTTTAACTAATGCTAAAGAAATTAGCCCTGAAGAACAAGATTCCATCAAAGTTAAATACAATTTTTAA